The following coding sequences lie in one Sorghum bicolor cultivar BTx623 chromosome 6, Sorghum_bicolor_NCBIv3, whole genome shotgun sequence genomic window:
- the LOC8069402 gene encoding glucose-6-phosphate 1-dehydrogenase 2, chloroplastic has product MALSCMRCPAGATGSARRAPFATAAAAVSFARCGGLGRSASAAAAACWRIHAVAPQGAKAPMTADVKHVVTPPASPKVENGSPSEITLDEFEDLSALCKNGNDDSTVSITVVGASGDLAKKKIFPALFALYYEDCLPKHFTIFGYARSKMTDAELRNMVSKTLTCRIDKRENCSEKMEEFLKRCFYHSGQYDSEEHFLDLDKKLKQHEGPRVSNRLFYLSIPPNIFLDVVKCASKSASSVNGWTRVIVEKPFGRDSESSAALTRGLKQYLVEDQIFRIDHYLGKELVENLSVLRFSNLVFEPLWSRQYIRNVQLIFSEDFGTEGRGGYFDGYGIIRDIMQNHLLQILALFAMETPISLEAEDIRNEKVKVLRSMKPLQLEDVVVGQYKSHTKGGTTYPGYTDDKTVPKDSVTPTFAAAALFINNARWDGVPFLMKAGKALHTKRAEIRVQFRHVPGNLYKGSFGTDLDRATNELVIRVQPDEAIYLKINNKIPGLGMRLDRSNLNLHYAARYSKEIPDAYERLLLDAIEGERRLFIRSDELDAAWSLFTPLLKELEEKRIAPELYPYGSRGPVGAHYLAAKYNVRWGDLSAEHYKA; this is encoded by the exons ATGGCGCTCTCCTGCATGAGGTGCCCCGCGGGCGCCACCGGCTCCGCCCGACGCGCGCCGTTTgccacggcggcggccgcggtctCCTTCGCCAGATGCGGCGGCCTCGGGAggtccgcctccgccgccgctgccgcgtgTTGGCGCATCCACGCCGTCGCCCCGCAGGGAG CGAAAGCTCCCATGACTGCTGATGTGAAGCATGTTGTCACACCTCCTGCCTCACCAAAGGTGGAAAATGGCTCTCCGTCGGAAATCACTCTGGATGAATTTGAAGACTTGAGTGCTCTATGCAAGAATGGCAATGACGATTCTACTGTTAGCATCACTGTAGTTGGAGCATCTGGTGACCTTGCCAAGAAGAAGATATTTCCTGCCCTTTTTGCTCTCTACTATGAAGATTGCCTTCCCAAg CATTTCACCATCTTTGGCTACGCACGGAGCAAGATGACAGATGCTGAACTGAGGAACATGGTTAGCAAAACACTGACTTGCAGAATTGATAAAAG GGAAAACTGCAGTGAGAAAATGGAAGAGTTCCTCAAAAGATGCTTCTATCATTCAGGCCAATATGATTCAGAAGAACATTTCCTAGATCTAGACAAGAAGCTAAAGCAACATGAG GGTCCCAGAGTTTCTAACCGCCTTTTCTACTTGTCAATACCTCCTAATATATTCTTGGATGTTGTAAAATGTGCAAGCAAATCAGCATCTTCGGTGAATGGTTGGACAAGAGTAATTGTTGAGAAGCCCTTCGGTCGAGACTCCGAATCCTCTGCTGCGTTAACAAGAGGTCTAAAGCAGTACCTTGTAGAGGACCAAATTTTCAG GATTGACCATTACTTAGGAAAAGAACTGGTGGAGAATTTGTCTGTCCTTCGCTTCTCGAATCTCGTTTTTGAGCCGCTCTGGTCAAGACAATATATAAGAAATGTGCAACTTATATTCTCAGAAGACTTCGGTACTGAAGGACGTGGAGG ATACTTTGATGGCTACGGTATTATTCGAGACATAATGCAGAATCATCTCCTTCAGATACTAGCCTTATTTGCAATGGAAACTCCTATCAGTTTGGAAGCAGAGGATATAAGAAATGAGAAG GTTAAAGTTCTTCGTTCCATGAAGCCATTGCAGCTGGAAGATGTGGTCGTAGGACAGTATAAAAGCCACACAAAAGGTGGTACTACATACCCTGGGTATACTGATGATAAGACAGTGCCCAAGGATAGTGTGACTCCAACTTTTGCTGCTGCGGCACTTTTCATAAATAATGCCAGATGGGATGGAGTTCCGTTTCTTATGAAAGCTGGGAAAGCTTTACACACAAAACG AGCTGAGATTAGGGTACAGTTCCGACATGTTCCTGGAAATCTCTACAAGGGGAGTTTTGGCACAGATCTTGATAGGGCCACTAATGAGCTTGTGATACGTGTTCAACCGGATGAAGCTATTTACCTAAAGATTAACAACAAGATTCCTGGTCTCGGTATGCGACTGGATAGGAGTAACTTGAATctccattatgcagcaag GTACTCAAAGGAGATACCGGATGCTTATGAGAGACTCTTGCTTGATGCCATCGAAGGTGAGCGCAGGCTTTTCATCCGCTCGGATGAGTTGGACGCTGCATGGTCACTCTTCACACCCCTCCTGAAGGAGTTGGAAGAGAAGCGGATAGCTCCTGAGCTCTACCCTTATGGAAGCCGTGGACCTGTCGGCGCTCACTATCTTGCCGCGAAGTACAATGTAAGATGGGGCGACTTGAGTGCAGAGCACTACAAGGCATGA